From a region of the Chondrinema litorale genome:
- a CDS encoding glycoside hydrolase family 43 protein — protein MKLIFSGVFLLFFLIQFNSFSQSSKATNPIIFADVPDLSMVRVGDTYYMSSTTMHMSPGVPIMKSKDLVNWEIVNYAYDILEDVDELNLENGKSDYGNGSWASCIRFHNETFYVSTFSGTTGKTYIYSTQDIEKGPWKKISFEPSYHDHNFFFDDDGRNYLIWGNGKLMIAELKDDLTGVKAGTEKVLIENASAPAGNNIGLGAEGSQLFKVNGKYYLFDITWPKGGMRTVVIHRADKITGPYEGRVGLQDKGVAQGGLIDTPDGKWFAYLFRDFGAVGRIPYWVPVTWEDGWPVLGVNGKVPEILNLPASKGVIPYIVNSDDFKRKKKETDLPLVWQWNHNPVNELWSVRERKGYLKLTTGRVDSHFLEARNSLTQRTFGPQCSGSTAIDVSNMKDGDIAGLGLLQKKYGLVGVKIENGEKKLVMINAQNDTPEEIESLPIDQETVYLKVECDFEEKKDVADFYYSFDGTNWKKIGNQLRMVYTLPHFMGYRFALFNYATKNAGGYVDFDYFHIKNQLTQNK, from the coding sequence ATGAAACTAATTTTTTCAGGAGTATTCCTGCTATTCTTTTTAATACAATTCAACTCCTTTTCTCAATCTAGTAAAGCCACCAATCCGATCATTTTTGCAGATGTGCCTGACCTCTCTATGGTTCGGGTAGGTGATACTTATTACATGAGTAGCACTACCATGCATATGAGTCCCGGTGTACCTATCATGAAATCTAAAGATTTAGTGAATTGGGAAATTGTAAACTATGCTTACGATATACTAGAAGATGTTGATGAACTTAATCTGGAAAATGGTAAAAGCGATTACGGTAATGGCTCGTGGGCGAGTTGCATCCGCTTCCACAATGAAACTTTTTATGTTTCTACCTTTTCAGGTACCACAGGTAAGACTTACATCTATTCAACCCAAGACATTGAAAAGGGACCTTGGAAAAAGATTTCTTTCGAACCATCTTACCACGACCACAACTTCTTTTTCGATGATGATGGGCGCAACTACCTTATTTGGGGAAATGGAAAGTTAATGATTGCAGAATTAAAAGATGATTTAACAGGAGTGAAAGCTGGAACTGAGAAAGTATTAATCGAAAATGCCAGTGCACCAGCAGGTAACAATATTGGCTTGGGTGCAGAAGGATCTCAGTTATTTAAAGTAAATGGTAAGTATTATTTATTTGATATTACTTGGCCAAAAGGTGGTATGCGAACAGTAGTAATCCATCGAGCTGATAAAATTACTGGACCATACGAAGGCAGAGTTGGTTTACAAGATAAAGGTGTAGCACAAGGGGGGTTAATCGACACGCCAGATGGAAAATGGTTTGCCTATTTATTTAGAGATTTTGGTGCAGTGGGTCGTATACCTTATTGGGTTCCAGTAACTTGGGAAGATGGTTGGCCGGTTTTAGGTGTTAATGGAAAAGTACCAGAAATATTAAATTTACCAGCGAGCAAAGGTGTAATTCCTTATATTGTAAACTCTGATGATTTTAAGCGCAAGAAGAAAGAGACTGATTTGCCTTTGGTTTGGCAGTGGAATCATAATCCTGTAAATGAACTTTGGTCAGTTCGAGAAAGAAAAGGTTATTTGAAATTGACAACAGGCAGGGTAGATTCACACTTTTTAGAAGCCAGAAACTCGTTGACCCAAAGAACTTTTGGTCCACAATGCTCGGGATCTACTGCTATTGATGTTTCAAATATGAAAGATGGTGATATTGCGGGTTTGGGATTATTACAGAAAAAGTATGGTTTAGTGGGAGTGAAGATTGAAAATGGAGAAAAGAAATTGGTAATGATAAACGCTCAAAACGATACACCTGAAGAAATTGAAAGCTTGCCGATCGATCAAGAAACTGTCTATTTAAAAGTTGAATGTGATTTTGAGGAGAAGAAAGATGTAGCAGATTTTTATTACAGCTTTGATGGAACAAATTGGAAAAAAATAGGCAATCAACTGCGTATGGTTTATACATTACCACATTTTATGGGTTATCGTTTTGCTCTGTTTAACTATGCCACCAAAAATGCTGGCGGTTATGTCGATTTCGATTATTTCCATATCAAAAACCAACTCACTCAGAATAAATAG
- a CDS encoding GH92 family glycosyl hydrolase — translation MKQLLIILILLQTFTVFAQNEDLIKYANPLIGTHKMGHTYPGATVPFGMVQLSPETDTLPYEVNGRYNPSVYKYCAGYQYDDPTIVGFAHTHFSGTGHSDLGDFLVMPTVGELQMNPGTEDDPKSGFRSAFSHDNEHAEPNYYQVMLEDDQINAELTTSNRVGFHQYTFPKSSDAHIILDMMYGIYNYDDKNVWTFIRVENDTMVTGFRQTHGWARTRTMYFAMTFSKPFKQYGTSDYSKKQVYKGFWRKFDQANNFPDIAGEQIRMHFDFDTEEGEKIKIKFALSPVSTANAVENLNTEIPHWDFEKAKKDGQQLWQKEFEKINVTTGSEEEMVNFYTAMYHTFLGPTTYMDVNGQYKGLDQNVHQADGFTNYTTFSLWDTYRALHPFFNVIQPTRNADMVQSMLAHYDQSVHKMLPVWSHHANENWCMIGYHSVSVIADAVMKDNIDFDANKALDACVATANYRKYDGIGYYLDMGYVPEDKNSSSVSKTLEYAYDDFCIAQMAKKLGRDDVYKEFSKRAENWKNVYDASIGYMRPKLSDGTFRKDFDLLSTHGQGYIEGNAWNYSLYVPQDPATMIEMMGGKKQFVKHLDSLFTMDLPDEFFAHTEDITREGIIGNYVHGNEPAHHAAYLYNWTDQPWKTQDKIRMILKKQYQAAPDGLGGNDDCGQMSAWYIFSSLGFYPVAPGSDQYAFGSPAIKTATLHLENGKTFEIEAVNQSDKNVYVKKIELNGKAIDRRYLTHSEITNGGKLTFYMSSRPKK, via the coding sequence ATGAAGCAACTGCTTATTATTTTAATTTTATTGCAAACATTTACAGTGTTTGCCCAAAATGAAGACCTTATAAAATATGCTAATCCATTAATTGGAACACATAAAATGGGCCATACATATCCGGGAGCCACGGTGCCTTTTGGTATGGTACAATTAAGCCCAGAAACCGATACATTACCTTATGAGGTAAATGGCAGATATAATCCTTCGGTTTATAAATATTGTGCAGGTTATCAGTATGACGATCCTACCATAGTTGGATTTGCTCACACACATTTTAGTGGTACTGGTCACTCTGATTTAGGGGATTTCTTAGTGATGCCAACTGTTGGTGAACTACAAATGAATCCAGGAACAGAAGATGATCCTAAAAGTGGATTCCGTTCGGCTTTTTCTCATGATAATGAGCATGCAGAGCCAAACTACTATCAGGTAATGTTAGAAGACGACCAGATCAACGCTGAATTAACAACAAGCAACCGAGTTGGTTTCCATCAATATACTTTCCCAAAATCATCTGATGCGCACATTATTTTAGATATGATGTATGGCATTTACAACTACGATGATAAAAACGTGTGGACATTTATTAGGGTAGAGAATGACACAATGGTAACAGGTTTCCGCCAAACGCATGGTTGGGCGAGAACGCGCACCATGTATTTTGCCATGACATTCTCTAAACCTTTTAAGCAATACGGAACTAGCGATTATTCTAAAAAACAAGTTTATAAAGGTTTTTGGAGAAAGTTTGACCAAGCAAACAACTTCCCAGATATTGCTGGTGAGCAAATAAGAATGCACTTCGATTTTGATACTGAAGAAGGTGAGAAAATTAAAATCAAATTTGCACTTTCACCAGTAAGTACAGCGAATGCAGTTGAAAACTTGAATACGGAGATTCCTCACTGGGATTTTGAAAAGGCAAAAAAAGATGGGCAGCAACTGTGGCAAAAAGAGTTTGAAAAGATCAATGTAACTACTGGTAGTGAAGAAGAAATGGTGAATTTCTATACAGCCATGTACCATACTTTCTTAGGACCAACTACATATATGGATGTAAATGGTCAGTATAAAGGTTTAGATCAAAATGTGCATCAAGCAGATGGTTTTACGAATTATACTACCTTTTCGCTTTGGGATACTTACAGAGCCCTGCATCCATTCTTCAATGTGATTCAACCAACTCGAAATGCCGATATGGTGCAATCGATGTTGGCACATTACGACCAGAGTGTTCATAAAATGTTGCCTGTTTGGTCGCATCATGCCAATGAAAACTGGTGTATGATTGGCTACCACAGTGTTTCAGTAATTGCAGATGCAGTGATGAAAGACAATATCGATTTTGATGCTAACAAAGCATTAGATGCATGTGTGGCTACAGCCAACTATAGAAAATACGATGGAATCGGCTATTATTTAGATATGGGTTATGTGCCAGAAGATAAAAACAGTTCTTCGGTTTCTAAAACTTTAGAATATGCATACGATGATTTTTGTATCGCTCAAATGGCTAAAAAGTTAGGTAGAGATGATGTTTATAAAGAATTTAGCAAGCGGGCAGAAAACTGGAAAAATGTATACGATGCTTCTATCGGTTACATGAGACCTAAATTAAGTGATGGTACTTTCAGAAAAGATTTCGACTTACTAAGCACACACGGACAAGGTTATATTGAAGGTAATGCTTGGAATTACAGCTTGTATGTACCACAAGACCCTGCAACTATGATCGAGATGATGGGAGGTAAAAAACAATTTGTAAAACACCTCGATTCACTTTTCACGATGGACTTGCCAGATGAGTTCTTTGCCCATACAGAAGATATTACCAGAGAAGGAATTATCGGAAACTATGTGCATGGTAATGAGCCAGCTCACCACGCTGCATATTTATATAACTGGACAGATCAACCTTGGAAAACTCAAGATAAAATCAGAATGATCTTAAAGAAACAGTATCAGGCAGCACCAGACGGTTTAGGTGGAAATGACGATTGCGGTCAAATGAGCGCTTGGTATATTTTCAGTTCATTAGGTTTCTATCCAGTTGCTCCGGGTTCAGACCAGTATGCATTTGGTAGTCCTGCGATTAAAACTGCTACACTTCACTTAGAGAATGGTAAAACCTTCGAAATTGAAGCAGTTAACCAAAGTGATAAGAATGTGTATGTGAAGAAAATAGAGCTGAACGGAAAGGCAATTGATAGAAGATACCTTACGCATTCAGAGATTACTAATGGTGGAAAACTGACATTTTATATGAGTTCAAGACCAAAGAAATAA
- a CDS encoding PorP/SprF family type IX secretion system membrane protein, which yields MNIQKYKVRIFGIAFIGLCFVLLNSQKSFAQLYPLGSSLYQNNYLTNPAEVGSDNKLLVNLAYRQQATAISSGQISQSATVGYSLGEKVGLGVNILREEIGLFNATKAVATYAYHLPLNQNGRSLSFGLSLGIIDQQINTSDISGSIDDPLVAAFNDQGIYVDGDFGITFTENNFKLQGSVLNLRSRIEGEEGEFYSFMKSTIFAAASYKFNFAESTSGISLEPKLCYRNVEGFDDIIDGGVNLGLLEDKFNVFGMYHSSQNTTLGIGATIKSILKINAMYTTETKDLSGYAGSNFEIGMQLALGVSK from the coding sequence ATGAATATTCAAAAATATAAAGTAAGAATTTTTGGCATAGCATTCATTGGGCTTTGTTTTGTTTTGCTAAACAGCCAAAAAAGTTTCGCGCAGTTGTATCCATTGGGTTCTTCTCTTTACCAAAATAACTATCTGACCAATCCGGCAGAAGTTGGTTCAGACAATAAGCTTTTGGTTAACTTGGCTTACAGACAACAGGCTACAGCAATTTCTAGTGGGCAAATCAGCCAGTCTGCTACGGTGGGTTATAGTTTGGGAGAAAAAGTTGGTTTAGGTGTAAATATTTTAAGAGAAGAAATCGGTCTTTTTAATGCAACTAAAGCAGTAGCAACTTATGCATACCACTTGCCATTAAACCAAAATGGAAGAAGTTTGAGCTTCGGTTTGTCTTTAGGAATCATCGATCAGCAAATCAATACTTCAGACATCAGTGGTAGTATAGACGATCCATTGGTGGCAGCATTTAACGATCAAGGAATCTATGTGGATGGAGATTTTGGTATCACTTTTACCGAAAACAACTTCAAACTTCAAGGGTCTGTGCTTAACCTACGATCTAGAATAGAAGGTGAAGAAGGAGAATTTTACAGCTTTATGAAATCGACCATTTTCGCAGCAGCTAGTTACAAGTTCAATTTTGCTGAAAGTACAAGCGGTATTAGTCTAGAACCAAAACTTTGCTACCGCAACGTAGAAGGTTTCGACGATATAATTGATGGTGGTGTAAATCTTGGTCTTTTAGAAGATAAATTTAATGTTTTTGGCATGTATCACAGCTCGCAAAATACCACTTTGGGAATTGGAGCTACCATTAAATCAATCTTAAAAATAAATGCGATGTATACTACCGAAACTAAAGATTTGAGTGGTTATGCAGGCAGCAATTTTGAAATCGGGATGCAACTAGCATTAGGAGTTTCAAAATAA
- a CDS encoding basic secretory protein-like protein, producing the protein MQKKSIFYFPAIILLLSSFIYLNSQLQEEPEVIQRKGYTLKIINQDANFNPALKERMVETFFYIYPTLAKNYNRNSTNEVTFFIDTTYNGVAEAGGGRVRYNPKWFVKQPGDIDVVTHEVMHIVQNYPNGAGPWWVTEGIADYVRYTYGVDNEGAGWTLTEFNNNQKYDNGYRITARFFVWIESKVKPGVVKALDHAMRTKTYTKDIWKEETGKTIDELWEMYAQDPSI; encoded by the coding sequence ATGCAGAAAAAATCTATTTTCTATTTTCCAGCTATTATCTTGTTATTGAGTTCTTTCATTTATTTAAACTCTCAGTTGCAAGAAGAACCAGAAGTAATTCAAAGAAAGGGCTATACGCTAAAGATTATTAATCAGGATGCGAATTTTAATCCTGCATTAAAAGAGAGAATGGTGGAGACCTTTTTTTACATTTATCCGACCTTGGCTAAAAATTACAATAGAAACTCTACCAACGAAGTAACATTTTTTATCGATACTACTTACAATGGAGTGGCAGAAGCAGGAGGGGGAAGAGTGAGATACAACCCAAAATGGTTTGTTAAGCAACCGGGAGATATCGATGTGGTTACGCACGAAGTAATGCATATCGTACAGAACTATCCCAATGGTGCTGGACCTTGGTGGGTAACAGAAGGCATTGCCGATTACGTGAGATATACTTATGGTGTAGATAACGAAGGTGCTGGCTGGACATTAACCGAGTTTAATAACAATCAGAAATACGACAATGGCTATAGAATTACAGCTCGCTTTTTTGTTTGGATTGAGAGCAAAGTAAAACCGGGTGTAGTAAAAGCACTTGACCATGCCATGAGAACCAAAACATATACAAAAGATATCTGGAAAGAAGAGACTGGCAAAACTATCGACGAACTTTGGGAAATGTATGCTCAAGACCCCAGTATTTAG